The window GCCACCAGCCTCTCCCTCTCAATTGAGGTTCTaatttccattatttatcTGTAAAATCAATTTgcttacaatttttttgtttcctgCTGATGCATGTTTGTTCCAATTCACAGAAATTCatatttgattgattaatttacTTTGCAATTTAGAATGTTTGATGATTTGTTTTCTGATAGATTTAGGTCTTTTGAATGTGATAGATTTGTGTTCTGATAGATTCACAATCTGCATCATTGTGTTACCGATTGAGCTGCTTCTGTTTAGCTTTATAGATATGTTGTTTAATGTGAATTAAGTTGCAACGCAGTTGATGATTCTGTTATTGATCAAATATGTAACACATATCTTAAGGCAAACTTATGAGATGAAGATGGTAAATAAGCTTTCATTGTTTCTTATAGTCTACTGAGCATAATTTGCCTATCAGTCCTTACCGCTAATAATAATGCTTAAGTTAATATGGTGCAAGGCTGATTTCTGCTTTATCTAGAGATCTCGTGGAGGATTTTACACCGTAAGTTCTCTTTCAGTTTTATTTTCTGCTTCTCAGTCTTTTAAAATCATTTGATCTGATTGTAATGTGCTCCAGATGCGATTTGTTTTAATAGTTTAGTCATGCTTAAACATGCTTTTGCActttcaacaaacaaaatgcTTTTCACCAAGATAAGTACAGTAAGAGGAGTATAAGTTTTTGACTTTGTTTGCCTCCATTTACATCATGGTCATACATATCTTATAAAAGGTTTTGGCCATATTCCAAGGTAGCATTGTTTGTTTGTATTGGTTCGGTGGCTTTGGAAGTTGAATGATGACAGCTGCATCTGTTGGAAATAATTTTACCCTTTAGCTTTGGCAAATGATGAAGCTTTGATATTTTCCCAAAATGCATTGCAAAACGATATTAATgttaaaaagtaagaaaactTCGATTTTAATGATGAAGCTTTGATGAAAAATTAGATATGACAACATCTCTATGTATCTCCGCCACACgaaatgcattttttttctgGAAATTTTGCTAACTTGGATTGACAACTAGTTCTATACAACTAGTGAAAtaccaaataaaaagaagattaCAGTTTTAAGCTACTCATCCATGGAAAtgaatatttactttttcttcttagaTGCTTTCTCATCAGCCATTTTCTGGAAGAGGGATCCATCATAAGCAGCATCCCGTGTTCGTCCTTGCAAAGGTAATGCAGTATCTTCCACTCTGTGTAACCAGACAAACTGTACACACAAACCCATTTTTATATTGCACTTACTCCATTGCTTGACAAATGAGaaaagatttgaaaaaatgtaCTATCCACCATAGTCCTTTGGCTCCACGCTTGGTTTTAGGGATGTTAGAGACTCCACACTTCTGCATACTGCCACTGGGAGAGGGCAGCTTGAGGTGAGATTGATGAGATTTTCATTTGTTGTTTCTCTTTATTGATTGAGTGTGTCTGTTTTAGTACTTGAATGATTAATGATTGGGAAAAAATTTATGCTTCTCTGTTTTACATGCTGGTGCTGTTTAGTTTAATGTGGATTGAATTCAAAGATGCTTATTTCTAGTGATTGTTTAGTATAGGTGTGCTGTGAAGTTATCATGTAGAGTAAGTGTTTGGCGGTTCTACAATGCAGGTAGTTAGGCATTTAATATCCTCGAATGAGGTGATGATCGAGTCTGTGGACAACAGAGGCAACACGGCCTTAAATATCGCGGCCTACAGGGGCCATCTGCCAGTGGTGGAGCTTCTTACACGCGCAAGCCCTAGCACTGCATCTTTGACAAATAACAGCGAGAACACGTTTCTTCGCATGGCAGTGTTGGGCTTCCTCGCCCCCGGCTTCAAAAGGCTGAACCGACAGCTGGAGCTCATGAATATTGCATTTTCTAGTTTAACTTGTTTACCATTTGTAATTATTGTtaaacttttttaatattgtttgcAGACCAAAGAAAACAATGGGAAGTGCCTTGAATTTATAGAATTCTATAAAAGAACTCACACGCTAAAAGGCAAAGATTCAGAAGAAGGGGTGTTGTGTTCGCAGCGCGCCATAGAAACGATGGtaatttcatattcatatcAATTTGCATACTAATTTATTTGTCTACAGTTATTTTTTGAGTGACAACTGCTGGAATATTTACTAATATCAAATATCAGAGAAGATATGAAGCATTTCTTGATCTtgcattttgaattttaaatgaagaaaatggaaacTGCCTTGCATATATGCTATGCTAAGGCAGTTGGTATTGGTTGTGATTCTTGACATATGCAAATCTGCACATACTTgatttgttgatgattttgcATATGGTTGTACCATAGCATCTACTCGTGAGATTGTAAGAGGCTGTcccaaaatttatactatattaaCTGATTTGAGAACAAGAATATGCCTTTGGAAGTATTCAGCTAGAATATTTAGACTTGTAGGATTGTTGGTAAGGTTATGATGCTATAGTCTAATGCTACTGCTTGGAATATGTTGAAGTTGAGTAAAGTCAGAACTTAAATGTGTTTGATCAAAGGATATTTTCAATGTGGATTGGAAAAGCATATTTATTTCTGGACCTTGTAATTACTTGTTCAGTTTGAGTCCCTCTATTTGGAAACTTATGGTGATTCCtgtttgatcaaattcatagATGATACTTCAGTAAGTTTCTATGTTCATAGAAGAATGGTGTTCTTGTAGGGTGGGAGTGTGAACATACTGTAATCTTATTTTTCCTTGATATTTAATAGAACTTGATGGATAGAATTAGATTTAGTTTCTAAATTGATTTGTTTGCTAATTTAGAATACTTACTACTATGTCTTTGCTTGTTTAAAGGAGAAAGTTAGTGCGAAGGCAGATGAATTACGGGTACAAGCAATGCGAGAACAAGTCACTATCGAGGTGCGCGAGGACTTGGAGAAAAAATATGAGGCGTCGCGCGAGGACTTGGAGAAGAAACATGAGGCGTTGGTCACTGAGATAGAAAGGCAAAATGAGGAGATGCACTCGGATTTTGATTGAAAGAATGAGAGGATGTTAGAACAAACGATGTACCTTAGTGAACAAGTTAAGCAAATGAGAAGTCAAAAATAGGTTTAGTCTTATAAACTAAAAGtgtaaaacaatattattacttttatgtaaaatttgagcttttgttattttttatttcattttattatgttttatttaataaattatccagaaaataatttgtgaaaaaaataatattagaatttataatttgtaaattatcCAGAATTTATTTGCTAGCACTTTTGTGCTAGCAAATGAGTCGAAATTCCAAATACAGGTCCGCAAATTTGCTAGCACAATAGTACTCACAACTTTGCTAGCACAATGGAGGCAACTCGCAAATTTGCGAGCACAACGGAGGTACTCGCAAATTTGCGAGCACAGTGTAGCAAGGCCGGACTTCGCCTTATTTCTAGCACAATGGTGCTCGCAAACGAACATGTGCTCGCAAAAGTCGTCACAAGTTTGCGACAGAGTGTTGTATCCAGCACACAATGT is drawn from Salvia hispanica cultivar TCC Black 2014 chromosome 6, UniMelb_Shisp_WGS_1.0, whole genome shotgun sequence and contains these coding sequences:
- the LOC125197191 gene encoding uncharacterized protein LOC125197191, which produces MLSHQPFSGRGIHHKQHPVFVLAKTKENNGKCLEFIEFYKRTHTLKGKDSEEGVLCSQRAIETMEKVSAKADELRVQAMREQVTIEVREDLEKKYEASREDLEKKHEALVTEIERQNEEMHSDFD